The Mesorhizobium sp. INR15 region TCGCGCTGTCAGGCATGAGCGGCACCACCGACTCGCCGAAGCTGCACTTCGAAGTGCGCAAGAACTCGGCCCCGGTCGATCCGTCGGGCTATCTCGAATAGAAGAAAAAAAGCGATTTGCGGGCCGTCTGACCTCCAGTCCAGCCCGCCGGCTCAGCCCGCTCCGCAAGGGGCGGGCTTTTTCAGTTCACGCAGCCTGTGGATCCATCAATCCTTCAGCGGCTTGCCCAGCCGTCCGGCGAGATCCTGTGTGAACTGCCAGGCGACGCGGCCCGAACGGCTGCCGCGTGTCGTTGCCCATTCCAGCGCCTCGGCGCGCAAAGTCTCGGGATCCATGGCCAGGCCATGATGGCGGACATAGCCGTCGATCATGTCGAGATATTCGTCCTGCGAACATTTGTGAAAGCCGAGCCACAGGCCGAAACGGTCGGACAGCGAAACCTTTTCCTCGACAGCCTCGGACGGGTTGATAGCGGTCGAGCGTTCATTGTCGATCATGTCGCGCGGCAAGAGATGACGGCGGTTCGAAGTGGCGTAGAAGATGACATTGGCCGGCCGGCCCTCGACGCCGCCTTCGAGCGCTGCCTTGAGCGACTTGTAGGATGTGTCGTCATGGTCGAAGGACAGGTCGTCGCAAAACAGGATGAAGCGATAGGGGGCGGCCTTCAGCAGCATCATCAGTTTCGGCAATGTGTCGATGTCTTCGCGGTGGATTTCGATCAGCTTGAGCGGGCGATCGAGCTTGGCCGATGCATTGATCTCGGCATGCACGGCCTTGACCAGCGACGATTTGCCCATGCCGCGCGCGCCCCACAACAAGACGTTGTTGGCGGCATGGCCGGCAGCGAAGCGTTCTGTGTTTTCGACCAAGATGTCGCGCACACGATCGACGCCACGGATCAGGCCGATGTCGACGCGATTGACCTTGCGCACCGGCTCGAGGAAGCCAGGATCGGCCTGCCAGACGAAGCAATCGGCCTCGGCGAGGTCGGTTTTAGGCACCGGCGGCGGGGCGAGGCGGGCTACCGCTTCGATCAGCCGGTCGAGTTTCTGGTTCAGGGCTTCAATGCTGCTGTCGGTCATGTCGGTCTTTTGTGCTTTGCGTTCTTGAGCGTCTAGAGGTTGCCCACCCTTGCGAATCCGGCGGGTTCGAAACCGGTTCCAAGCTTTTGTTCGAGCGTGATCTTTTCCGAAAACCGGCTCGCGCTTTTCGCGTTCATGCTCTAACACGGCTCAACAGGCCGGAAAAGCAGCCGATTTGGCCGGTCGCGCAGTTGCATTGAGAACTTTACCGACTATATTCCGGCCAAATTTCACGGGGCCGCATTGCGGCTCTTTTTCAAAATTCGGAGTACCTCCATGGGCACCTCTCCCGACATGCTGATCAGCGTTTTGCCGTTTGTGCTGATTTTCGTGATCATGTATTTTTTGATCATCCGGCCGCAGCGCACGCAGTTGAAGAAGCGTGGCGAGATGCTGGCCGCGGTTCGTCGCGGCGACACGGTTGTCACCGGCGGCGGCTTCATCGGCAAGGTGACCAAGGTGATCGACGACAATGAGCTCGAGATCGACCTCGGCGGTGGTACCAAGGTGACCGCTTTGCGCTCGACGCTCGCCGATGTGCGCGTCAAGGGTGAGCCGGTGGCGAACCAGAACGCCAAGAAATAACCGAATTGTCGGCGGAACGATCCGCCAGCATGCCCTGACGGACGACGCCATATGCTGTATTTTTCGCGCTTCAAGATGATCCTGATCTGGGTGGCCGTGGCCATCACCGTGATCCTCGCTGCGCCCAATCTGTTCCCCGCAAGCACGCTGGCGCAACTTCCGAGCTGGGTGCCGAAGCGCCAGATGACGCTCGGTCTCGATCTGCAGGGCGGCTCGCACATCCTGCTGGAGATGAATCAGAACGATCTGATCAAGGACCGGCTCGAGACGACGCGTGACGAAATCCGCACGCTCTTGCGTGACGCCAAGATCGGCTACACCGGTCTTGCTGGCACCGGGCGGGTCATACAGGTCCGCATCACCGACCCCGCGCAGCTGGACGCTGCCAAGACCGCGCTGAAGACGCTGACCGATCCCGTGGCCGCCGGCCTGTTCACTGGCGGCTCCATCCAGGAAATGACGCTGGATGATTCCGAGGCCGGGCTGCTCAAATTCAACGTGACCGATGCAGGCATTAAATACCGCACCTCGACGGCCTTGGCGCAGTCGATTGAAGTGGTGGGGCGCCGCGTCAACGAACTCGGCACCACGGAACCGATCGTGCAGCGCCAGGGCGACGACCGTATCCTGGTGCAGGTGCCCGGGTTGCAGGATCCGCAAAGGCTGAAGGAAATCCTGGGCCAGACCGCGAAGCTGACCTTCCAGATGGTCGATCAGTCGATGCCGGTGCAGGATGCGCTGAACGGCCGTCCGCCGGCAGGCTCCACGGTGCTTTATTCGCAGGACGATCCGCCGGTTCCCTATCTGATCGAGAACCGCGTCATCGTTTCGGGTGAAAACCTCGTCGATGCCCAGGCGACCTACAATTCGCAGAACAATGAGCCGGTGGTTTCGTTCCGTTTCGACTCGAAAGGGGCGGCTCGCTTCGGTCAGGCGACGGCGCAGAATGTCGGCAAGCTGTTTGCCATCATCCTCGACAATCAGGTGATTTCGGCGCCGCAGATCCGCGAACCGATCCTGGGCGGCACCGGTCAGATTTCCGGAAACTTCACCGCCCAGAGCGCCAATGACCTCGCGGTGCTGCTGCGCGCTGGCGCCTTGCCGGCAACGCTGACGGTGATCGAAGAACGCACGGTGGGCCCAGGCCTTGGTCAGGATTCCATCCATGCCGGCAAGGTGGCCGGCATCATCGGCTCGATCCTCGTCGTTGCGTTCATGTTCGTTGCCTACGGCCTGCTGGGCTTCCTTGCCAATATCGCACTGGCGGTGCACGTGGCGATGATCGTCGGGTTGCTCTCGCTGCTTGGTGCGACGCTGACCTTGCCCGGTATCGCCGGTATCGTGCTGACCATCGGCATGGCGGTCGATTCCAACGTGCTGATCTACGAGCGTATCCGTGAGGAGCGAAGAGCCGGGCGTTCGGTGATCCAGGCGATCGATACCGGCTTCTCGAAGGCGCTGGCGACGATCGTCGATTCCAACGTCACCTCGCTGATCGCGACCGTGGTGCTGTTCTATCTCGGCACCGGGCCGGTGAAGGGCTTTGCCATCACCTACGCCATCGGTATTTTGACCACGGTCTTTACCGCCTTCACCTTCACCCGGTTGCTGGTTTCGATCTGGCTGCGCCGCGCCCGTCCGAAAGAATTGCCGCGCGCGCCGGTGACCTTCGTCAAGCCTGGGACGAAAATTCCGTTCATGGGCATCCGCCGCTGGACCTTCGCGCTTTCGAGCGCGTTGTCGATCCTTTCGGTCGTCTTGTTCTTCACTGTCGACATCAACTATGGCATCGACTTCAAGGGCGGCTCGCTGATCGAGGTCAAGGCCAAGACTGGTACCGCAGATCTTGCCGACATCCGTTCCAGGCTGACTGAGCTCAACATCGGTGAAGTGCAGGTGCAGCAATTCGGCGATCCGAACGACGTGCTGATCCGCGTTGGCTCGCAGGGTGGAGGCGAGAATGCTGAACAGAGCGTGATCGACAAGGTGCGCGGCGAACTGCAGGACGGTTATGATTTCCGCCGCGTCGAAGTGGTGGGACCGACGGTATCAGGTGAGCTTGCCAAGCAAGGCACGATCGCCATGCTGGTCGCATTGCTCGGTATCCTGGTCTATGTCTGGTTCCGCTTCGAATGGCAGTTTGCTGTCGGTGCTATCGTCGCGACCGTGCACGATGTGGTCATGACGATCGGCTTCTTCGTCATCACCGGGCTGGAGTTCAACCAGTCATCACTGGCGGCGATCCTGACCATCATCGGCTATTCGCTGAACGATACGATCGTGGTTTATGACCGTGTCCGCGAGGATCTGCGAAAATACAAGAAGATGCCGCTGCCGCAACTGTTGAACAACGCGATCAACGAGACACTGTCGAGAACGACGCTGACCTCGGTAACGACCACCTTGGCGCTGCTGGCGCTGGTGCTGTTCGGCGGCGAGGTGATCCGCTCGTTCACCATGGCCATGCTGTTCGGCGTCGTCTTCGGCACCTATTCGTCGATCTTCATCGCCGCACCGCTGCTGATCCTGTTCAAGCTGCGTCCTTCGTCCGGAACGGCGGACGAACAGACACCGGTTCCCAGCAAGGCCGTCGCGACCTGACGCGACTGCCAAAGGGGGTGACAGAGCGGTGACCAGCAAAGGCATCGTCATCCGTGAGGCGCACTTCCCAGGCCGCGCGCCGATCGAGGCGTACGGCAATGGTGGGTTCCGTTTTGCCGACATGTCGCATCGCGGCTCGCTGCTGTGCCTGCCGTCGGGCATTCACGGCTGGGAACCTGCCGACCCGCTGATCCTGGCGGAAACAGACTTTGAAAAACTGTTCGCCGAGGCTGGCAAGATCGAGATCCTGCTGGTCGGCACCGGCAAGGACTTGCGGCCGCTGCCGGCCGCATTGCGTGCCGCGCTGAAGGCTGCCGGCATTGCGTCGGATCCGATGTCGACGGGTGCGGCGGTGCGGACATACAATGTTCTTCTGGCGGAAGAGCGCGCCGTGGCTGCCGCGCTGATTGCTGTCGACTGACATGTCGGACGCGGCCAAGATCGTCATGGACGCGGTGCGCGCCGCCGACCACGACCGTTATCTCAGCGCGCTCTACGCACCTTCTGACAAACGCAACGCACTGTTTTCGCTCTACGCTTTCAATGCGGAGATAGCCGGTATTCGCGACCGTATCCGTGAAGCGCTGCCGGGCGAAGTGCGGTTGCAATGGTGGCGCGATGTGATCGCAGCGGATGATGATGGCGCCGCAGCCGGACATCCGGTGGCCGTCGCGCTAAAGGCGACCATCTCGGCTCACGATCTGCCAAAGCGGGCCTTCGACAACATGCTGGATGCCCGCATCTTTGACCTCTACGACGATCCGATGCCGTCGCGCACCGATCTCGAAGGCTATTGCGGCGAAACGGCCGCGGCCCTGATCCAGCTTGCTTCAATGGTGCTCGCGCCCACCGAAGCGCCAGGCTTTGCCGAGCTTGCGGGCAGGGCAGGTTGCGCGCAAGCGACGACCGGCCTGCTGCTTTTGTTGCCGCTGCACCGCAGGCGTGGGCAATGTTTCGTGCCGGCGGATATCCTGGCTGCTGCCGGTTCGTCGCCGGAGGAATTCGTGTCTGGCGACGGAGGGCCCGGTGCGCAACGCGCCGTTGCCGCCATGACCGCCCTGGCGCGGGAGCATGTTTCCGCTTTTGAAAAGGGTGCTTCGTCCTTGCCGGTTTCGCTGCGTCCGGCATTTCTGCCGCTGGCCCTGTCGCGTGCCTATCTCGACCGGATGGAAAGCCCGCGCTCTTCGCCGCTCAACGGTGTTGTGAGGCTTTCGGCCTTGCGCCGGCATTGGCTGCTGTTGCGCCGCGCGACAAAGGGCTGGCCTCCACTTTGACGTAAACGTCAATCGTGTTAAAGATTCTTCGAACCGGAACCGTTGCCGCAGACAACGGGTCGGCCTGGAGGATATCTGTTCATGAGTTTGCCCGTGCTGGTCGCGATCGTCGTCTTCGGCATTGCGCTGTCGGTCGCCGCCGTCCACTTCACCGGCGGCAGCCGCACGGCGAAGCTCGCCAATGCCGAGCAGGCGCGAGGCCGTTTCGCTGAGGATTTTCCCGACGAAGCGGTGACCTCGGTTCGTCTGACACTCGACGGCCGGACGGCATTTCTGGATCTTGGGCAAGTGCGCGTCGGTATCGTGAGCGCGGTCGGCGATTGTTTCCTGACACGGATCGTCGAACCGTCGGACATCACGGCCTTGAGCGTTGATGGCGCCACGATCTCATTTCGGCTTGCCGATTTCACCTGGAAGGGCGGGCGCTTCATCTTCGCGGATGCATCGGACGCCAAGGCTGTGGCGACGGTGCTTGAGCCGCTCAACTCGATCTCGGCCAAGGAGGCCGCGTGATGGAAACTTATGATTTCCCGCAGGTTACCCAGCTTGCCATTCCGTTCTTTGTCGCGGCGATCCTGATCGAGCTTTGGCTGGTGCGAACCGGCCGCGCCAAAGGCTCGTTCGAGACGCGCGATACCTTGACCAGTTTGATGATGGGCACCGGCAATGTCGTCGCGGGGTTATTGCTTGGCGTCGTGTCCTACTGGGCGCTGCTTTGGTTGTGGCAGTTCCGCGTCTTCAATCTCGGCCTGTCGGTCTGGGTGTTCCTGGTCGCCTTCCTGCTCGATGATCTGCGCTACTATGTCTACCACCGCATCGCGCACCGGGTGCGCTGGGTGTGGGCGGAGCACGTCAACCATCACTCCAGCCAACATTACAATCTGTCGACGGCGCTGCGGCAGAGCTGGACGGGCCTGTTCACCTTCATGTTCGTGTTGCAGGCACCGCTGGTGCTGCTCGGCTTTCACCCGGCGGTGATCGCCTTCACCTTCGGCTTCAACCTGGTCTGGCAGTTCTGGATCCACACCGAGGCTATCGGCAAGATGTCGGGCTGGTTTGAATTCATCTTCAACACGCCGTCGCATCACCGCGTCCACCACGCCACCAATCCGCGCTATCTCGACGCCAACTATGCCGGCACGCTGATCATCTGGGACCGCATGTTCGGCACTTTCGTCGCGGAGTTGGAGGAAGACCAGCCGCGCTACGGAATCGTGAAAAATCTCGGTACCTTCAATCCGCTGAAGGTGGCGTTCCACGAATGGATCGGCATGTTCAGGGATGCGTTTTCGCCGGGCCTGACTTTTGGTGACCGCTTGAATTATCTGATCAAGCCGCCGGGCTGGAGCCATGACGGCTCGCGCGAAACCTCGGAGAGCCTGAAGGCTGCCTATGTCCGGAGAAATCCGGGCGAGGCAGGCAAGCCGGGACTACCGATGGCGGGCGCCGAGCCGGCGGAGTAGCACGGCCTATTCCGCAGCCTCGGCTGCAGCCGCCTCAAGCCCCAGCCATTCACGGCAATCGACCAGCGCGCGCGATGTCACGGCGTGGCGCTTGGCGACGGTCTTGTCTTTGCCGCGCATGCGCTTGCCTTCGATTTTCGGTGCTTCCACCGGTGGGAACAGGCCGAAATTGACGTTCATGGGCTGGAAGGATCGTTTGCCCGGCTCATCGTCGGAAACAATATGTCCGCCGGTGATGTGGTTGAGCAACGCGCCGAAGGCGGTGGTGAGTGGCGGCAGCGACGCCGCATGGCCAAGCCTCTCGGCAGCGGCGAAGCGGCCGGCGAGCAGGCCGATGGCGGCGCTCTCGACATAGCCTTCGCAGCCGGTGATCTGGCCGGCGAAACGCAAGCCTGGCCGCGACTTCAGCTGCAGCGAGGCGTCGAGCAAGGTCGGCGAATTGATGTAGGTGTTGCGATGCAAGCCGCCGAGGCGGGCGAAGTCGGCATTTTCCAGGCCCGGAATGGTGCGGAACACGCGCACCTGCTCGGCATGCTTCAGCTTGGTCTGGAAGCCGACCATGTTGTAGAGCGTGCCCAGCGCATTGTCCTGGCGTAGCTGGACGACGGCGTAGGCCTTGACCGTCGGGTTATGCGCATTGGTCAGCCCCATCGGTTTCATCGGCCCGTAGCGCAGGGTTTCGACGCCGCGTTCGGCCATGATCTCGATCGGCAGGCAGCCGTCGAAGTAAGGCGTGCCTTCCCATTGTTTGAATTCGGTTTTCTGGCCGTCGATCAATGCCTGCACGAAGGCAAGGTATTGCTCCTTGTCCATCGGGCAGTTGATGTAATCCTTGCCGGTGCCGCCGGGACCAACCTTGTCGTAGCGCGACTGAAACCAGCACGTGTTCATGTCGATCGTGTCGAAATGGATGATGGGCGCGATGGCGTCGAAAAAGGCCAGCGCATCGGCACCGGTCGCTTCGGCGATGGACTGTGCAAGCCCCGGCGCTGTCAGCGGGCCGGTGGCGATGATCGCCTGATCCCATTCCGCCGGCGGCAGGCCCGGCACTTCCTCGCGCTGGATGGTGATCAGCGGGTGCGCTTCAAGCCTTTTGGTCACCGCTTCGGAAAAGCCGTCGCGGTCGACGGCAAGAGCACCGCCAGCCGGCACCTGGTGCGCATCGCCGGCGCTCATGATCAGTGAGCCGGCGAGCCGCATTTCGGCATGCAGCAGGCCGACGGCATTGTTCTGGGCATCGTCGGAACGAAAGGAATTGGAACAGACAAGCTCGGCCAGGCCATCGGTCTTGTGGGCGTCGGTGCCGCGCACGGGACGCATTTCATGCAGGACGACGGGAACGCCAGCCTGCGCTGCCTGCCATGCGGCTTCGGATCCGGCGAGCCCGCCGCCGATGATGTGGATTGGATTTTTGCTCATGAGCGCCGGAATAATCGCTTGTCGCGGCGATTGCAATTGCCGGCGGCTACCGGCTGCGGTGACTAGGCTACCCTGAAAACAACAACACCCGCCGGGGGAGGAGGTCCGGCGGGTGTCGTTTTTGGGGTCGACCCTCGGGAGGAGGTGAAGGTCGACCATATTCGTCATTGCCGGGGAGGAGGTCGGCTTTGACGAAAACTCGTTCGCCATTTTTGAAAGGGGCGAAACCTCTGGAGCAAAATTCATTTTGCTCGGGGGAAACAACACCCGCCGGGGGAGGAGGTCCGGCGGGTGTCGTTTTGGGGGTCGACCCTCGGGAGGAGGTGAAGGCCGACCATATTCGTCATCGCCGGGGAGGAGGTCGGCTTTGACGAAAACTCGTTCGCCATTTTTGAAAGGGGCGAAACCTCTGGAGCAAAATTCATTTTGCTCGGGGGAAACAGCGCCCGCCGCGGGAGGAGGTGCAGCGGGCGCCGTTTTTGGGGTCAACCCTCGGGAGGAGGTGAAGGTTGACCATATTCGTCAAGGTCG contains the following coding sequences:
- a CDS encoding sterol desaturase family protein, which encodes METYDFPQVTQLAIPFFVAAILIELWLVRTGRAKGSFETRDTLTSLMMGTGNVVAGLLLGVVSYWALLWLWQFRVFNLGLSVWVFLVAFLLDDLRYYVYHRIAHRVRWVWAEHVNHHSSQHYNLSTALRQSWTGLFTFMFVLQAPLVLLGFHPAVIAFTFGFNLVWQFWIHTEAIGKMSGWFEFIFNTPSHHRVHHATNPRYLDANYAGTLIIWDRMFGTFVAELEEDQPRYGIVKNLGTFNPLKVAFHEWIGMFRDAFSPGLTFGDRLNYLIKPPGWSHDGSRETSESLKAAYVRRNPGEAGKPGLPMAGAEPAE
- the secDF gene encoding protein translocase subunit SecDF, translated to MLYFSRFKMILIWVAVAITVILAAPNLFPASTLAQLPSWVPKRQMTLGLDLQGGSHILLEMNQNDLIKDRLETTRDEIRTLLRDAKIGYTGLAGTGRVIQVRITDPAQLDAAKTALKTLTDPVAAGLFTGGSIQEMTLDDSEAGLLKFNVTDAGIKYRTSTALAQSIEVVGRRVNELGTTEPIVQRQGDDRILVQVPGLQDPQRLKEILGQTAKLTFQMVDQSMPVQDALNGRPPAGSTVLYSQDDPPVPYLIENRVIVSGENLVDAQATYNSQNNEPVVSFRFDSKGAARFGQATAQNVGKLFAIILDNQVISAPQIREPILGGTGQISGNFTAQSANDLAVLLRAGALPATLTVIEERTVGPGLGQDSIHAGKVAGIIGSILVVAFMFVAYGLLGFLANIALAVHVAMIVGLLSLLGATLTLPGIAGIVLTIGMAVDSNVLIYERIREERRAGRSVIQAIDTGFSKALATIVDSNVTSLIATVVLFYLGTGPVKGFAITYAIGILTTVFTAFTFTRLLVSIWLRRARPKELPRAPVTFVKPGTKIPFMGIRRWTFALSSALSILSVVLFFTVDINYGIDFKGGSLIEVKAKTGTADLADIRSRLTELNIGEVQVQQFGDPNDVLIRVGSQGGGENAEQSVIDKVRGELQDGYDFRRVEVVGPTVSGELAKQGTIAMLVALLGILVYVWFRFEWQFAVGAIVATVHDVVMTIGFFVITGLEFNQSSLAAILTIIGYSLNDTIVVYDRVREDLRKYKKMPLPQLLNNAINETLSRTTLTSVTTTLALLALVLFGGEVIRSFTMAMLFGVVFGTYSSIFIAAPLLILFKLRPSSGTADEQTPVPSKAVAT
- the yajC gene encoding preprotein translocase subunit YajC; the encoded protein is MGTSPDMLISVLPFVLIFVIMYFLIIRPQRTQLKKRGEMLAAVRRGDTVVTGGGFIGKVTKVIDDNELEIDLGGGTKVTALRSTLADVRVKGEPVANQNAKK
- a CDS encoding phytoene/squalene synthase family protein: MSDAAKIVMDAVRAADHDRYLSALYAPSDKRNALFSLYAFNAEIAGIRDRIREALPGEVRLQWWRDVIAADDDGAAAGHPVAVALKATISAHDLPKRAFDNMLDARIFDLYDDPMPSRTDLEGYCGETAAALIQLASMVLAPTEAPGFAELAGRAGCAQATTGLLLLLPLHRRRGQCFVPADILAAAGSSPEEFVSGDGGPGAQRAVAAMTALAREHVSAFEKGASSLPVSLRPAFLPLALSRAYLDRMESPRSSPLNGVVRLSALRRHWLLLRRATKGWPPL
- a CDS encoding Mth938-like domain-containing protein, which translates into the protein MTSKGIVIREAHFPGRAPIEAYGNGGFRFADMSHRGSLLCLPSGIHGWEPADPLILAETDFEKLFAEAGKIEILLVGTGKDLRPLPAALRAALKAAGIASDPMSTGAAVRTYNVLLAEERAVAAALIAVD
- the trmFO gene encoding methylenetetrahydrofolate--tRNA-(uracil(54)-C(5))-methyltransferase (FADH(2)-oxidizing) TrmFO, which encodes MSKNPIHIIGGGLAGSEAAWQAAQAGVPVVLHEMRPVRGTDAHKTDGLAELVCSNSFRSDDAQNNAVGLLHAEMRLAGSLIMSAGDAHQVPAGGALAVDRDGFSEAVTKRLEAHPLITIQREEVPGLPPAEWDQAIIATGPLTAPGLAQSIAEATGADALAFFDAIAPIIHFDTIDMNTCWFQSRYDKVGPGGTGKDYINCPMDKEQYLAFVQALIDGQKTEFKQWEGTPYFDGCLPIEIMAERGVETLRYGPMKPMGLTNAHNPTVKAYAVVQLRQDNALGTLYNMVGFQTKLKHAEQVRVFRTIPGLENADFARLGGLHRNTYINSPTLLDASLQLKSRPGLRFAGQITGCEGYVESAAIGLLAGRFAAAERLGHAASLPPLTTAFGALLNHITGGHIVSDDEPGKRSFQPMNVNFGLFPPVEAPKIEGKRMRGKDKTVAKRHAVTSRALVDCREWLGLEAAAAEAAE
- a CDS encoding ATP-binding protein, coding for MTDSSIEALNQKLDRLIEAVARLAPPPVPKTDLAEADCFVWQADPGFLEPVRKVNRVDIGLIRGVDRVRDILVENTERFAAGHAANNVLLWGARGMGKSSLVKAVHAEINASAKLDRPLKLIEIHREDIDTLPKLMMLLKAAPYRFILFCDDLSFDHDDTSYKSLKAALEGGVEGRPANVIFYATSNRRHLLPRDMIDNERSTAINPSEAVEEKVSLSDRFGLWLGFHKCSQDEYLDMIDGYVRHHGLAMDPETLRAEALEWATTRGSRSGRVAWQFTQDLAGRLGKPLKD